In Solobacterium moorei, a single genomic region encodes these proteins:
- the argF gene encoding ornithine carbamoyltransferase: MGVNVRGRSFLTLLDFTSDEIRYFLELSAEFKRLKANGVDHSYLKGKQVVLLFEKTSTRTRCAFEVGARDLGMGVTFLDSGSSQMGKKESLEDTAKVLGRMYDGIEYRGFKQEVVEDLAKYSGVPVWNGLTDLYHPTQMLADILTVKEEFGDVRGRKLTFFGDARNNVANSLMIVCAKLGMHFCACGPKELMPSDELVAKCREVASKTGAEIELTDDIKIGAKDADVLYTDIWVSMGEPEELWEKRIKLLRPYQVNKELMAMAKPTAIFLHCLPSFHDRNTTVGENIYQKFGLEAMEVTDDVFLGTQARQFDEAENRMHTIKAVMYATLK, from the coding sequence ATGGGCGTTAATGTTAGAGGAAGAAGTTTTTTGACACTATTAGATTTTACATCAGATGAAATCAGATATTTCTTAGAATTATCTGCTGAATTCAAGAGATTAAAGGCTAATGGTGTCGACCACAGTTATTTAAAGGGCAAGCAAGTTGTTCTCTTGTTCGAAAAGACATCTACAAGAACACGTTGTGCATTCGAAGTTGGTGCACGTGACTTAGGTATGGGTGTTACATTCCTAGATTCTGGATCATCACAGATGGGTAAGAAGGAATCATTAGAGGATACAGCCAAGGTATTAGGTCGTATGTACGACGGTATCGAATACCGTGGATTCAAGCAGGAAGTAGTTGAAGATCTTGCTAAGTATTCTGGCGTTCCTGTATGGAATGGTTTAACAGATTTATATCACCCAACACAGATGTTGGCTGATATCTTAACAGTTAAGGAAGAATTTGGTGATGTTAGAGGCCGTAAGTTAACATTCTTCGGTGACGCTCGTAATAATGTTGCTAACTCATTGATGATTGTTTGTGCTAAGTTAGGTATGCACTTCTGCGCATGCGGACCTAAGGAGTTAATGCCTTCAGATGAACTTGTTGCTAAGTGCAGAGAAGTAGCTAGCAAGACGGGTGCTGAAATTGAATTAACTGATGATATCAAGATCGGTGCTAAGGATGCTGATGTTCTTTACACAGACATCTGGGTATCAATGGGCGAACCAGAAGAACTATGGGAGAAGAGAATCAAGCTCTTACGTCCTTACCAGGTTAATAAGGAATTGATGGCTATGGCTAAGCCAACTGCTATCTTCCTACACTGCTTACCATCATTCCATGATCGTAACACAACAGTTGGTGAGAACATCTATCAGAAGTTTGGCTTAGAAGCTATGGAAGTTACAGATGATGTATTCTTAGGCACACAAGCTAGACAATTTGATGAGGCAGAGAACCGCATGCATACAATTAAGGCTGTTATGTATGCTACTCTGAAGTAA
- the arcC gene encoding carbamate kinase: MAKRIVVALGGNALGNTPEEQLELVRHTAKTIVDLAQDGYEVIVGHGNGPQVGMINLAMEFSCTKGGNTPYMPFPECGAMSQGYIGYHLQQAIQQELKARGIDKECAAVVTQVVVDANDPGFAKPTKPVGSFYTKEEADKIAAEKGFTFVEDAGRGYRRVVPSPIPQRIVELKVVEQLVKAGDIVITVGGGGIPVVETEQGLKGVAAVIDKDRSSALLAQSIGADMLIILTAVDRVCINYNKPDQKELPTMTLEEAEKYIEEKQFAPGSMLPKVQSCMEFVKNNTHGGTALITSLQKAKVALQGETGTIITK, translated from the coding sequence ATGGCAAAGCGTATAGTAGTAGCTCTTGGAGGTAATGCCTTAGGCAATACCCCTGAAGAGCAGCTTGAATTAGTTCGTCATACTGCTAAGACTATCGTTGACTTAGCACAGGACGGCTATGAAGTAATCGTTGGCCACGGTAATGGACCACAGGTTGGAATGATTAACCTGGCTATGGAATTCTCATGCACAAAGGGTGGCAATACTCCATATATGCCATTCCCAGAATGTGGTGCGATGTCCCAAGGCTATATTGGTTATCATTTACAACAAGCTATTCAGCAGGAATTAAAGGCTCGTGGCATTGACAAGGAATGTGCAGCTGTTGTTACACAGGTAGTTGTTGATGCAAATGATCCAGGATTTGCGAAACCTACAAAACCAGTAGGAAGCTTCTATACGAAGGAAGAAGCAGATAAGATTGCTGCTGAAAAGGGCTTTACATTTGTAGAAGATGCAGGGCGTGGATATCGTCGTGTTGTACCTTCACCAATTCCACAACGTATCGTTGAACTAAAGGTTGTTGAACAACTTGTTAAGGCTGGCGACATCGTTATCACAGTTGGTGGCGGAGGAATCCCTGTAGTTGAAACAGAGCAAGGATTAAAGGGCGTTGCAGCTGTTATCGATAAGGACCGTTCTAGTGCATTACTAGCACAGTCCATTGGCGCAGATATGTTGATTATCCTAACTGCAGTCGACAGAGTATGCATTAACTATAACAAGCCTGATCAAAAGGAACTTCCAACAATGACGTTGGAAGAAGCAGAGAAGTATATTGAAGAGAAGCAATTTGCTCCTGGAAGTATGCTTCCAAAGGTTCAATCATGCATGGAATTCGTTAAGAATAACACACATGGTGGAACAGCTTTAATTACATCATTGCAAAAAGCAAAAGTTGCTTTACAAGGTGAAACAGGCACCATTATTACTAAATAA